One stretch of Pomacea canaliculata isolate SZHN2017 linkage group LG1, ASM307304v1, whole genome shotgun sequence DNA includes these proteins:
- the LOC112563050 gene encoding peroxisomal 2,4-dienoyl-CoA reductase-like, producing MSQTEEIVEQCLKNYTYVFQKDILKDKVAFITGGGSGICFTIAEIFMRHGCNTVIASRNFSRLQKSAKTLSYVTGQRCLPVQMDVRQSQTILSAVDAALKEFGKIDYLINGAAGNFLCALDRMSFNAFKTVMDIDALGTFNVSKVVFDNYFKEHGGVIINITATLHFRGQALQGHAGPAKAAIEAMTRHMAVEWGQHGIRVMCVAPGPIADTEGLRKLGGGLFPERLKFIEENIPIQRIGERVDIADICLFLVTPAAALLTGTVVVADGGCWLTDDNGLARMKLVKSVL from the exons ATGTCGCAGACCGAAGAAATTGTTGAGCAATGCCTTAAGAACTACACATATGTGTTCCAAAAAGATATTCTCAA GGATAAGGTGGCATTCATCACTGGTGGAGGTTCAGGGATATGCTTCACCATTGCAGAAATCTTTATGAG GCATGGCTGTAACACAGTGATAGCCAGTAGAAACTTCAGCAGGCTTCAAAAGTCTGCTAAGACACTTTCTTATGTGACAGGTCAACGTTGTCTGCCTGTCCAAATGGATGTTAGACAG TCACAGACCATCTTGAGTGCCGTGGACGCAGCTTTAAAAGAGTTTGGAAAGATTGACTATCTAATTAATG GTGCTGCAGGGAATTTTTTGTGTGCTCTGGATCGAATGTCATTCAATGCATTCAAGACTGTCATGGATATTGATGCACTTGGCACTTTCAATGTTagcaaagttgtttttgatAACTATTTCAAG GAACATGGTGGAGTGATCATTAATATTACGGCAACATTACACTTCAGAGGACAAGCCCTTCAAGGTCATGCTGGTCCTGCCAAAGCAGCTATAG AGGCAATGACACGACACATGGCAGTTGAGTGGGGGCAACATGGTATTCGTGTTATGTGTGTTGCACCTGGACCAATTGCCGATACAGAGGGGTTGCGCAAACTGG GCGGAGGTTTATTTCCTGAGCGTTTGAAATTTATTGAAGAGAATATTCCCATACAACGAATCGGTGAGCGAGTGGACATAGCAGACATCTGCCTCTTCTTAGTAACTCCAGCTGCAGCATTGCTGACTGGAACCGTGGTGGTTGCTGATGGAGGCTGCTGGCTTACTGATGACAATGGTCTGGCAAGAATGAAACTGGTGAAGTCAGTGCTGTAA
- the LOC112563038 gene encoding heparan-alpha-glucosaminide N-acetyltransferase-like isoform X1, with protein sequence MKERLRSLDTFRGISIVIMIFVNYRGGYYWFFRHSKWNGLTVADLVFPWFVFIMGTALILSFQSQLRFGAPKKTMLWKILRRSLILFALGLLINSHGCGDGVDMSQFRIPGVLQRFALTYLIVASIHLLFSSSLNNSQEYGRFAVVWDIVVFWPEGLTHVGFVMVHTCITFLLPVPNCPRGYIGPGGDDSHGLYANCTGGAAGYIDRKVFGDSHIYQSPTCKEIYRTTVPYDPEGLLGILTSCFLCFLGLQAGKILFVYKDWIQRCWRFFTWGLLLCLLGGILCKFSKDDGWIPINKNLWSLSFVLTLAGMGFILLLACYLLVDVYKVWSGAPFYYPGMNSIVLYVGHELLSGQFPVAFDVPQTHAAQLAMNIWGTFFWVIVAYYLDFKKIYISV encoded by the exons aTGAAAGAAAGACTTAGATCATTAGACACTTTTCGAGG GATTTCAATTGTCATCATGATCTTTGTGAACTACCGAGGGGGATACTACTGGTTCTTTAGACATTCCAAGTGGAACGGTTTGACAGTTGCTGATCTTGTGTTCCCATG GTTTGTGTTTATCATGGGCACAGCCTTAATACTGAGCTTTCAGTCACAACTTCGCTTTGGTGCGCCCAAAAAAACAATGCTCTGGAAAATTTTGCGGCGTTCTTTAATCCTTTTTGCACTGGGACTACTGATAAACTCTCATGGCTGCGGTGATG GTGTGGACATGTCACAGTTCCGAATACCAGGTGTTCTTCAGCGGTTTGCACTAACATACCTGATAGTTGCAAgcattcatcttttattttcaagttcaTTGAACAATTCACAG GAGTATGGCAGGTTTGCAGTGGTGTGGGACATAGTGGTGTTTTGGCCAGAGGGGCTTACACATGTGGGTTTTGTGATGGTCCACACTTGCATCACTTTCCTCTTGCCAGTCCCTAACTGTCCAAG AGGTTATATTGGTCCTGGAGGTGATGATAGTCATGGGTTATATGCCAACTGTACTGGAGGAGCTGCAGGTTACATTGACAGAAAGGTTTTTGGAGACAGTCACATCTACCAGTCACCAACCTGCAAA GAAATATACAGAACAACTGTCCCATATGACCCAGAGGGGTTACTGGGCATACTGACttcatgttttttatgtttcctAGGATTACAG gctggaaaaatattgtttgtctaCAAAGACTGGATTCAGAGGTGCTGGCGATTTTTCACATGGGGTCTCCTTTTG tgtttgctTGGAGGAATACTATGCAAATTTTCAAAAGACGATGGCTGGATACCTATCAACAAAAACCTATG GTCATTGTCATTTGTGCTAACACTAGCAGGTATGGGCTTCATACTGCTGTTAGCTTGCTATCTTCTGGTGGATGTGTACAAGGTTTGGAGTGGTGCTCCTTTTTATTATCCAG GAATGAACTCCATTGTTCTCTACGTGGGTCATGAACTGCTCAGTGGCCAGTTTCCTGTGGCATTTGATGTTCCTCAAACACATGCAGCACAGCTTGCCATGAACATATGGGGCACATTTTTCTGGGTTATTGTAGCATACTACTTGGACTTCAAGAAAATCTACATATCAGTTTAA
- the LOC112563038 gene encoding heparan-alpha-glucosaminide N-acetyltransferase-like isoform X2, translating into MKERLRSLDTFRGLSLTIMIFVNYGGGGYWEFNHSSWNGLTVADLVFPWFVFIMGTALILSFQSQLRFGAPKKTMLWKILRRSLILFALGLLINSHGCGDGVDMSQFRIPGVLQRFALTYLIVASIHLLFSSSLNNSQEYGRFAVVWDIVVFWPEGLTHVGFVMVHTCITFLLPVPNCPRGYIGPGGDDSHGLYANCTGGAAGYIDRKVFGDSHIYQSPTCKEIYRTTVPYDPEGLLGILTSCFLCFLGLQAGKILFVYKDWIQRCWRFFTWGLLLCLLGGILCKFSKDDGWIPINKNLWSLSFVLTLAGMGFILLLACYLLVDVYKVWSGAPFYYPGMNSIVLYVGHELLSGQFPVAFDVPQTHAAQLAMNIWGTFFWVIVAYYLDFKKIYISV; encoded by the exons aTGAAAGAAAGACTTAGATCATTAGACACTTTTCGAGG ACTGAGCTTGACAATCATGATTTTTGTcaattatgggggagggggctACTGGGAGTTCAATCACTCCTCATGGAATGGTCTGACAGTGGCTGACCTTGTCTTCCCATG GTTTGTGTTTATCATGGGCACAGCCTTAATACTGAGCTTTCAGTCACAACTTCGCTTTGGTGCGCCCAAAAAAACAATGCTCTGGAAAATTTTGCGGCGTTCTTTAATCCTTTTTGCACTGGGACTACTGATAAACTCTCATGGCTGCGGTGATG GTGTGGACATGTCACAGTTCCGAATACCAGGTGTTCTTCAGCGGTTTGCACTAACATACCTGATAGTTGCAAgcattcatcttttattttcaagttcaTTGAACAATTCACAG GAGTATGGCAGGTTTGCAGTGGTGTGGGACATAGTGGTGTTTTGGCCAGAGGGGCTTACACATGTGGGTTTTGTGATGGTCCACACTTGCATCACTTTCCTCTTGCCAGTCCCTAACTGTCCAAG AGGTTATATTGGTCCTGGAGGTGATGATAGTCATGGGTTATATGCCAACTGTACTGGAGGAGCTGCAGGTTACATTGACAGAAAGGTTTTTGGAGACAGTCACATCTACCAGTCACCAACCTGCAAA GAAATATACAGAACAACTGTCCCATATGACCCAGAGGGGTTACTGGGCATACTGACttcatgttttttatgtttcctAGGATTACAG gctggaaaaatattgtttgtctaCAAAGACTGGATTCAGAGGTGCTGGCGATTTTTCACATGGGGTCTCCTTTTG tgtttgctTGGAGGAATACTATGCAAATTTTCAAAAGACGATGGCTGGATACCTATCAACAAAAACCTATG GTCATTGTCATTTGTGCTAACACTAGCAGGTATGGGCTTCATACTGCTGTTAGCTTGCTATCTTCTGGTGGATGTGTACAAGGTTTGGAGTGGTGCTCCTTTTTATTATCCAG GAATGAACTCCATTGTTCTCTACGTGGGTCATGAACTGCTCAGTGGCCAGTTTCCTGTGGCATTTGATGTTCCTCAAACACATGCAGCACAGCTTGCCATGAACATATGGGGCACATTTTTCTGGGTTATTGTAGCATACTACTTGGACTTCAAGAAAATCTACATATCAGTTTAA